GGAGATCATGATCGGCGTCCGGGAAGCGGAAACGCACCCGTTCGAAACGCAATTCACCTCGCAACGGCCGCGGCGGGGACACCGGATGCGGCGGATCGGTGATCTCGATCGGGGTGTCGATCACCTCCCAGAACCGCTGGGCCGCGGTGCGGGCGTGATTGGTCTCGGCCAGCAGGAAGCCGAAACCCATGATCGGCCACTGCAGGTAGGTGGTGAGCGTTATGCCGGCGACGAGCGCGCCGACCGTCATGGCCTGCTGGGTGAGCAGATAGCCGCCGATGGCCAGCGCGGCGGCGATACCCAACGCGGACAGGGTGTTCAGCGCTGTCCACAGCCGCGCGGCCAATCGCACCTTGGCCAGTTCCAGCGCTCGCAGCTCGCGGGCCTGGGCGCGGAAACGACGACCGAACCAGGGGCCGCGGCCGAAGGCCTTCAACACCCGGATGCCCTGCGCCGACTCCTCGACCGTGGTGGCCAGATGACCCGATTGGTCCTGGGCGCGGCGGGACGCGCGACCGTACCCCTGCTCGAACTGCAGGGCCAGCAGTACCAGCGGGACCGCGATCAGCAATTCGACGAGACCGATCTGCCAGCTCAGCACGAACAACAGTGCCACGCCCACGCCGAGGGTCGCGCTCAGTGACAGCAGCGACGGCGCGACGAAGGCGAAAAAGCGCCGCAGCGTGGACATATCGGTGATCGCGCGGGAGGTGAGCTGACCGGATTCCATCCCGTCGTGCACCCCGACCGACAGCACCTGCAAGCGCTCGAAGAGCGCGGCTCGCAGCGACACCTCCAGCCGGCTGGCCGGCGCCGCCACGACCCGCCGCCGCCACCACGAGGTCAGCGTGCTGACCACCGCCAAGACGACGACGAAGCCGATCGGCGCCCAGATACCGCCGAAATCCCGCCGCGCCACCGGGCCGTCGACGATCGCCGCGGTCACCAGCGGCAGCGCGATATCGCACAGCATGCCCAGCCCCGACAGCACGGCACTGCCGAACAGCGCCGCCCGATGCGGCCGCATTCGCGGCCACAGGCGCCGCAGCGAACCCGCACCCGTCACTCGGCCGGGCGCGGTGGAGATTTCGCGGACCGTTCCGGTTCTGTCGTCCTCCGAATCGGATACGGTCTCCGTCGTAGCGACGGACACAACAGGCCCCCTTCGGTCAGGTCTTTCCTCGCCGGATTCCCACCGGCGCCGCCCCGCGGCCCCGACGCCGGTAGGCATACGAGACACTCCAGATTGCCAGCGTCC
The genomic region above belongs to Nocardia spumae and contains:
- a CDS encoding ABC transporter ATP-binding protein translates to MSVATTETVSDSEDDRTGTVREISTAPGRVTGAGSLRRLWPRMRPHRAALFGSAVLSGLGMLCDIALPLVTAAIVDGPVARRDFGGIWAPIGFVVVLAVVSTLTSWWRRRVVAAPASRLEVSLRAALFERLQVLSVGVHDGMESGQLTSRAITDMSTLRRFFAFVAPSLLSLSATLGVGVALLFVLSWQIGLVELLIAVPLVLLALQFEQGYGRASRRAQDQSGHLATTVEESAQGIRVLKAFGRGPWFGRRFRAQARELRALELAKVRLAARLWTALNTLSALGIAAALAIGGYLLTQQAMTVGALVAGITLTTYLQWPIMGFGFLLAETNHARTAAQRFWEVIDTPIEITDPPHPVSPPRPLRGELRFERVRFRFPDADHDLLHDISLRLRPGETVAVVGATGSGKSALLGLVPRLFDVADGAVTIDGIDVRSMRLSELRSQVSVAFEDPVLFSASVRENITLGHPEATEERIREALEVACATRFVDELPWGLRTRIGEQGLSLSGGQRQRLALARAVLDRHAHPGGHIVVLDDPLSALDVSTEEQVQHLLHEALAGATVLLVAHRPSTAAWADRVAVLDEGRVIADGPHERLLETCSRYRELMGGDLDVDESADGHRFAHER